One window from the genome of Haloprofundus halobius encodes:
- a CDS encoding DUF7096 domain-containing protein, which produces MMRQSAALITAVLLLVSSVGGGVTAAPPPGESSATDPSPSLSTDSDASLPEIHNETSVLTLTDDDAATAEFGAASSNLSAALSVRDARVRTDLRTRTMQQRLDAMENENERRKAVLRALTELEIRVNDLRADERAALDAHTSGEITTEELLIRLARVHTEASQLRQNATMLETTADDMEGLNVAGRTGAVRLELQTMRGPVRERAAAALGGAENPSRIYVQTTDDGVVLSTIEEGVYIREVYDGARRSSDTSGRISVGELPDVMERAYPTIMQRGEFNSPTGVQASNIFVGKVQYAGGDLTAYIDRGDDGSVFREIQRVHLDAVHTAQSTNGTRSGLELRVNRTYAGGPLRIELVDANSGDPVQGNVSIGRPDSNEQPAYLGRTDSNGVLWTITPDDEFVVQSIRGNSFVSIEIDASDPLNVRDSNQSLNAPPQYHTRASDGA; this is translated from the coding sequence ATGATGAGACAGTCCGCCGCGCTGATTACTGCGGTCCTCCTCCTGGTCTCGTCGGTCGGCGGCGGGGTCACCGCCGCACCGCCGCCGGGCGAATCGTCGGCCACCGACCCGTCGCCGTCGCTCTCCACCGACTCCGACGCATCGCTCCCCGAGATTCACAACGAGACGAGCGTACTGACGCTGACCGACGACGACGCCGCAACCGCGGAGTTCGGGGCCGCTTCGTCGAATCTGAGCGCCGCGCTGTCGGTCCGCGATGCGCGAGTTCGGACCGACCTCCGGACGCGAACGATGCAGCAGCGACTCGACGCCATGGAGAACGAAAACGAGCGCCGCAAAGCGGTGCTTCGCGCGTTGACCGAACTCGAAATCCGCGTCAACGACCTCCGAGCCGACGAACGGGCGGCGCTGGACGCCCACACGAGCGGCGAGATTACGACGGAGGAGCTCCTCATCCGGTTGGCGAGGGTCCACACCGAGGCGTCGCAGCTCCGACAGAACGCGACGATGCTCGAGACGACGGCCGACGACATGGAGGGGCTCAACGTCGCCGGCCGAACCGGTGCGGTTCGACTCGAACTGCAGACGATGCGAGGACCGGTCCGCGAGCGCGCCGCGGCCGCCCTCGGCGGCGCGGAGAACCCCAGTCGCATCTACGTCCAGACGACCGACGACGGCGTCGTCCTCTCGACCATCGAGGAGGGTGTCTACATCCGCGAGGTGTACGACGGGGCGCGCCGCAGTTCCGACACGAGCGGTCGCATCTCCGTCGGTGAACTCCCCGACGTGATGGAACGGGCTTACCCCACCATCATGCAGCGCGGCGAGTTCAACAGTCCGACCGGTGTTCAGGCGAGTAACATCTTCGTCGGCAAGGTGCAGTACGCCGGCGGCGACCTCACCGCCTACATCGACCGGGGCGACGACGGAAGCGTGTTCCGCGAGATACAGCGCGTTCACCTCGACGCCGTCCACACCGCGCAGTCGACCAACGGCACCCGCTCGGGGCTCGAACTGCGTGTCAACCGAACGTACGCCGGGGGGCCGCTCCGCATCGAACTGGTCGACGCAAATAGCGGTGACCCCGTTCAGGGCAACGTCAGCATCGGCCGTCCGGACAGCAACGAACAGCCCGCGTACCTCGGTCGAACGGACTCGAACGGCGTGCTCTGGACGATCACCCCCGACGACGAGTTCGTCGTCCAGTCGATCCGCGGCAACTCCTTCGTCTCCATCGAAATCGACGCTTCCGACCCGCTGAACGTCCGTGATTCGAATCAGTCCCTGAACGCACCCCCACAGTATCACACTCGGGCCTCGGACGGCGCGTAG
- a CDS encoding helix-turn-helix transcriptional regulator: protein MRYAALVLAFLVFSAGFAPPAAAVVGADDGQGATTFQTDDPPDTKLVVSVRGNGNAQWSVVTRYPLSGNNSTAAFEQFVADLQRGEANATVDERTFERFAALSSEATNRPMEIRNVSYNGTVQNETGVVNMTFTWTNFAEETSQGLRVGDAFETPDGGTWLPRIEAGQQLVIEAPDGWNSQDVSFPARTRDGTTVIVDGPRDFTDDSEDEANIISVSYKSPGSGRLTEESENENDLALIAGIGAILVFAAMVAAVVLRRRQGFEETDGEIITVDDSTPTPRPTGDGGEAVADSSPEDAADDPDDDVDLSLLSDGERVERLLERNGGRMRQANIVKETKWSDAKVSQLLSSLADEDRIEKLRLGRENLISLPDYDGSDGGGSDDDDI from the coding sequence ATGCGGTACGCCGCCCTCGTGCTCGCCTTCCTCGTCTTCTCAGCCGGGTTCGCGCCACCGGCCGCCGCCGTCGTCGGAGCCGACGACGGCCAGGGAGCGACGACCTTCCAGACCGACGACCCACCGGACACGAAGCTCGTCGTCTCGGTGAGAGGTAACGGCAACGCGCAGTGGTCGGTCGTGACGCGCTATCCGCTGAGCGGGAACAACAGCACGGCGGCGTTCGAGCAGTTCGTCGCGGACCTCCAACGCGGCGAGGCTAACGCCACGGTAGACGAGCGGACGTTCGAACGGTTCGCCGCGCTCTCCTCGGAGGCGACGAACCGCCCGATGGAGATACGGAACGTCAGCTACAACGGGACCGTACAGAACGAGACCGGCGTCGTGAACATGACGTTCACGTGGACGAACTTCGCCGAGGAGACGAGTCAAGGGCTCAGAGTCGGTGACGCGTTCGAAACGCCGGACGGCGGAACGTGGTTGCCGCGCATCGAAGCAGGCCAGCAGTTGGTCATCGAGGCGCCGGACGGGTGGAACTCACAGGACGTGAGCTTCCCCGCTCGGACACGTGACGGAACCACCGTCATCGTGGACGGCCCTCGCGACTTCACCGACGACTCCGAGGACGAGGCGAACATCATCTCCGTCTCGTACAAGTCGCCGGGGTCCGGACGACTGACAGAGGAAAGCGAGAACGAAAACGACCTCGCGCTCATCGCGGGTATCGGCGCGATACTCGTCTTCGCGGCGATGGTCGCCGCCGTCGTTCTCCGTCGGCGACAGGGGTTCGAGGAGACCGACGGCGAAATCATCACCGTCGACGACTCGACGCCGACGCCTCGGCCGACCGGCGACGGCGGGGAGGCGGTCGCCGACTCGTCGCCGGAGGACGCGGCGGACGACCCGGACGACGACGTCGACCTCTCGCTGCTCTCGGACGGCGAACGCGTCGAGCGACTGCTCGAACGCAACGGCGGACGGATGCGGCAGGCCAACATCGTCAAGGAGACGAAGTGGTCCGACGCGAAAGTGTCGCAACTGCTCTCCTCGCTTGCCGACGAGGATCGCATCGAGAAACTGCGCCTCGGACGCGAGAACCTGATCTCGCTCCCCGACTACGACGGCAGCGACGGCGGCGGGAGCGACGACGACGACATCTGA
- a CDS encoding electron transfer flavoprotein subunit beta/FixA family protein, translating to MKILVTVKEVAEVEDDFEIDGLGIDEAYLEYDLNEWDDYAVEEAVQIAEAGDDVEVVSVTIGPERSEETIRMALAKGADRAIRVWDDAFEDVDLLDVAAKTRLFAAVVEQEDPDLVLTGVQASDDGFGATGVSVADEVGFEWAAVVNELELGEDVANVRRELEGGVEELTEVDLPAVLTIQTGINEPRYASLRGIRQAQRKEIAPMGLGDLGLDASALDSPIELTGMREPESESDATIFEGSAEETAAQLADVLREKGVGAQ from the coding sequence ATGAAGATTCTCGTAACCGTCAAGGAAGTCGCCGAAGTCGAAGACGACTTCGAGATCGACGGGCTCGGAATCGACGAGGCGTACCTCGAGTACGACCTCAACGAGTGGGACGACTACGCCGTCGAGGAGGCGGTCCAGATAGCGGAGGCGGGCGACGACGTGGAGGTCGTCAGCGTCACTATCGGCCCCGAACGGAGCGAGGAGACGATTCGGATGGCGCTCGCGAAGGGCGCGGACCGCGCGATTCGCGTCTGGGACGACGCGTTCGAGGACGTCGACCTGCTCGACGTGGCCGCGAAGACGCGTCTCTTCGCCGCCGTCGTCGAACAGGAAGACCCCGACCTCGTACTGACCGGCGTCCAGGCCTCCGACGACGGCTTCGGCGCGACGGGCGTCTCCGTCGCCGACGAAGTCGGCTTCGAGTGGGCCGCCGTCGTCAACGAACTCGAACTGGGTGAGGACGTCGCGAACGTCCGCCGCGAGCTCGAAGGCGGCGTCGAGGAGCTCACCGAGGTCGACCTCCCCGCCGTGCTCACCATCCAGACGGGTATCAACGAACCGCGCTACGCGAGCCTGCGCGGCATTCGACAGGCCCAGCGCAAGGAGATCGCGCCGATGGGACTCGGCGACCTCGGTCTCGACGCCTCGGCGCTCGACAGCCCCATCGAACTCACGGGAATGCGCGAACCCGAGAGCGAATCGGACGCGACCATCTTCGAGGGCAGCGCCGAGGAGACGGCCGCGCAACTTGCCGATGTCCTCCGCGAGAAGGGGGTGGGCGCACAATGA
- a CDS encoding electron transfer flavoprotein subunit alpha/FixB family protein: MTVLAVADHRRGSLRDVSYELVTAGRQLADSTGGDLHVAVISGNVEEFGEKLNLDGVDTVHTVANGEEFNHDVYAGAVEALYAELDPTVLLMPNSVNGLDYAPAVANALDLPLVSDAVDFDYDDGLTATREMYESKVETTVDVDADQVAVTIRGGEWPASTKAGDAEISAFDFEPEGELGSRVLGFEEVVGGDVDITDADVLVSVGRGIEEEENLELVEELADALGATLSSSRPIVDAGWLPPNRQVGQSGKVVTPDVYLAVGISGAVQHVAGMKGADTIIAINTDPNAPIFDIADYGIVGDLFEVVPELIEQFN; the protein is encoded by the coding sequence ATGACGGTGCTCGCCGTCGCCGACCACCGCCGCGGGAGCCTCCGCGACGTGAGCTACGAACTCGTCACGGCGGGCCGCCAACTCGCCGACTCGACGGGGGGCGACCTCCACGTCGCCGTCATCAGCGGCAACGTCGAGGAGTTCGGAGAGAAACTGAATCTCGACGGCGTCGACACCGTCCACACCGTCGCGAACGGCGAGGAGTTCAACCACGACGTGTACGCGGGCGCGGTCGAGGCGCTGTACGCCGAACTCGACCCGACCGTCCTCCTGATGCCGAACAGCGTCAACGGCCTCGACTACGCGCCCGCCGTCGCGAACGCGCTCGACCTGCCGCTCGTGAGCGACGCCGTCGACTTCGACTACGACGACGGACTCACCGCGACCCGCGAGATGTACGAGTCGAAGGTCGAGACGACCGTCGACGTCGACGCAGATCAGGTCGCCGTCACGATTCGCGGTGGCGAGTGGCCCGCCTCGACGAAGGCAGGTGACGCCGAGATTTCGGCGTTCGACTTCGAACCGGAGGGCGAACTCGGCTCCCGCGTGCTCGGCTTCGAGGAAGTCGTCGGCGGCGACGTCGACATCACCGACGCGGACGTGTTGGTCTCGGTCGGTCGCGGCATCGAGGAGGAGGAGAACCTCGAACTCGTCGAGGAACTCGCCGACGCGCTGGGCGCGACGCTCTCCTCGTCGCGGCCCATCGTCGACGCCGGCTGGCTCCCGCCGAACCGGCAGGTCGGCCAGTCCGGCAAGGTCGTCACCCCCGACGTCTACCTCGCCGTCGGCATCTCCGGGGCGGTCCAGCACGTCGCCGGGATGAAAGGTGCCGACACCATCATCGCCATCAACACCGACCCGAACGCGCCGATCTTCGACATCGCCGACTACGGCATCGTCGGCGACCTGTTCGAGGTTGTCCCCGAGCTCATAGAGCAGTTCAACTAG
- a CDS encoding polyprenyl synthetase family protein — MEYLERRVAMVNDRLEAVVESVEPDELSEQLGHVSLAGGKRVRPTVTLLVCEAVGGDPTDAVDFAVGVELVHNASLVVDDIIDRSDLRRGSSSAWAEYGYGPAILASDGLLGEAFALFSAEEQAMQTVAESMVELGEGEATELVAQPTNEEEYMELARRKTGALFRAAAEVGAVAGGANAFAVESFGEYAERVGIAFQIRDDVLDATADAAELGKPAGQDETMERPSLVQITDLTPEEADERARAQSEAALDALDATDIAESSARKYLRDLAEFVVVRER, encoded by the coding sequence ATGGAGTATCTGGAGCGCCGGGTCGCCATGGTCAACGACCGCCTCGAAGCGGTCGTCGAGTCGGTCGAACCCGACGAGTTGTCCGAGCAACTCGGCCACGTCTCCCTCGCGGGGGGCAAACGCGTACGACCCACGGTGACGCTCCTCGTCTGTGAAGCGGTCGGCGGCGACCCCACCGACGCCGTCGACTTCGCCGTCGGCGTCGAACTCGTCCACAACGCTTCACTCGTCGTCGACGACATCATCGACCGCTCGGACCTCCGTCGGGGGTCGTCGAGCGCGTGGGCCGAGTACGGCTACGGCCCGGCGATTCTCGCCTCCGACGGCCTGCTGGGCGAGGCGTTCGCGCTGTTCTCGGCCGAGGAGCAGGCGATGCAGACCGTCGCCGAGTCGATGGTCGAACTCGGCGAGGGCGAGGCGACCGAACTCGTCGCTCAGCCGACGAACGAGGAGGAGTACATGGAACTGGCGCGCCGGAAGACGGGCGCGCTGTTCCGCGCCGCCGCCGAGGTCGGCGCAGTAGCGGGCGGGGCCAACGCCTTCGCGGTCGAATCGTTCGGCGAGTACGCCGAGCGCGTCGGCATCGCCTTCCAGATTCGAGACGACGTGCTCGACGCGACGGCCGACGCCGCTGAGCTCGGCAAACCCGCCGGGCAGGACGAGACGATGGAGCGACCGTCGCTCGTCCAGATTACGGATTTGACGCCCGAGGAGGCGGACGAACGCGCCCGCGCGCAGTCGGAGGCGGCGCTCGACGCGCTCGATGCGACCGACATCGCCGAGTCATCGGCGAGGAAGTATCTCCGCGACCTCGCGGAGTTCGTCGTCGTCCGCGAGCGTTGA